The genomic window ACCTACCCTGCTCATCATGTTCATTCCAGTGGAAGTCATTTTGCTGGTCagtgggctgctgctgctgctgctgctggtggtactgctgctgctgctcttacACCAAACTGTACCCTACCTGGTTTAACCCTTTGCTTTTATACCTTACCCACAGACCGGCCCTTTTGTCAAACCCCCCTGAGCCAGCAGCAGCGCCATAGAAATGCACAGAATATGGAGGGATTGTCTACATTTCCAGGGGCCGGCGAGGCCCAGAAATCCTTTCAGTGGCCATTTCTCGTAGAGCGCGGGGGGTCACAGAAGGGGTGAAAGGGTTAACAATCGGAGGTCACACCTTGACATTGTTTACTCATTGTGacattgtgattgttttgtcagcaacgtgtttctgttattttgttccTGACACATTTCACATGTCATTTGTGAAGTCACTGACTTTAGCTGGTGGTGGTGCATGTGGGAAGTTTTTGTATGTTGACTTGTGTAAGTTTCAAATAGAGTATTACATAATAAACAAATTACCTGTATATGGAAAACATGTCTTTTAATacacaaagaaacattttgTAAGTGATTTTGAGGTTGATATCATTACACCCAGCGATGTGTGGGTAAACAAAACAGCAGTTAGTGCAGCAGTGACATTGAAATATATCaattgaaaatgtattaattaCAGCAGCAAAAGATATTGTTTTTATCATGCTCCTTACACCCTTAACTTTACATAGCAATGACTATTATTTAATAtcataaagatttattttctgttgaaaTGGCTAAACTTATTATAATTTCTGATATCACTTTTACCACATGTATTTTGCATTTAATATAATGATTCCAGTGTGAGGATGATGAATAATTATTTGTGGATTTTTAGGTTGTCACATCCTAATTAGTGTTTCCAATATATGTAGAAGTATTGTTCATTTATTAAGCACTTAAAAATATCTCAGTGCCACTCAAATTGTCTGACTTTATTCTACCAATATGagacatttacaaaacaaatataatgCTTAAGTGAGGTGAAAAAGGTAGTGGTATATTAGATACTGTAATATACTACCTTACCTTCTGTGTGTTTAATAAACCTTTTCAGGTactttgtaaaaatgtataGATTCCTTTTGCTTATAGTAGAATCTGcttaatgtttttgtctctttataaGTTTTTGGCTTCTGTAATTGAATGACAGGTTACATGTTGTAAATGATGATGTACTGATTTATAAAGAAACCTGACCTCTCAAGGCAaagcaagtttatttatatagcaccattcatacatgTTGACAATTCAAAGTACTTTATAAGTGAGCAGATAAAACAATCtataaaacaatattaaaatacaagtacaaacagtttaaaactgttaaaagaacacatgaaaataaaatattaaaatggagGAGTGTATTAGACCAGCTTAAAGAACATGGAAAGACGAGTACATTCAATCAGATACCAGGGAGCTGACGATGTTTCACCATGTTCAGTTCTTACAGTAGGTATTACCAACATCTGAGAGGTCTGAAGGCAATAAGCACAAGCCAACTGCTGTATAATAAGATGTATAAACTCTACATTTAATGCCAAACAATGCCTTTCCTTTTAAGATCTTGGTACATATAATCAAACTTTTGATGACTATTGATGAAATTTATTTAAACAGTGGCACAGAAGTTGACTCCAAGAGACATGATTAAAGACAGATTATTTCACAGTTGGTCCTACTGGGACAAACACTATCTCAACAGTAATTTAAGTACATTATccttttcagttttaaatacaaGAATAATTAAAACCACAGCAAAAAGGAGATTTTCAATCCAGTTGtattggattattattattattattattagattattGGACATTTCCACAACCCGTTAAGCATGTTATACAGTAGGAACACAGTGAGTCAGGATTTAAGGATGTAATCAATATATGTAAGTAGTGTAATATCAAGCTAAAGAGATACAATAGAGAATCCATAAAGGGGATGTAATGTGTAacatcaaaaaaaaacaaaaaaacaacaataatatatatacatgacatgacaacacgACATCATTCTCACAGTCATGtatcaacattttaaatgttatgtgctgaacatttgtaaatgttgtttctgtttacacaaaactgtatatatttttgtatgtattaatatatacttaacTATATATAGACTAGACCTTGTGAATATAtatcattttccttttttccttttatttctttctctaGTGCCACTTTTATATGGTGTGTTCCATTtcctattttattgtttatattctgtTCTAAGTTAAATATCTTGAATATCCgttttcctttttcattttcctGTAATGTGTAGTGACAATATTAAATCCTTGAATCCTTCCATTGATGCCAAAAGATCTTATGATATTAAATTGTATTAAGTTAGAGAGGCAAGGAACCAAAAGGGTTATATTAAATTTTCCAAGTAGTACATTTTTATTGGGATTAATGTACTACTATGTAATGGTTGGGCTTGTGATAAGAGATGCTTATTTATCTAATtgggtggtaaatagactgggGATTGTTGTATATTTGTCGTATataaatttgggaatttgttgaaataatgtACAAGTTcaaagaagaaatgtaagaaaggggTAGGGACATTTTTACTTCTACCTACTACTTTTTGGACGCTGTTATCCTTGCCTtgcttgttttttattatgttggggttttttttatttcgaaataaagtcattcattcatttattcattcaaaaggaaaacacaagacagtacaacaacacacagGTAGAAGACAATGATTTTATTTCAGGTGTACTTTGAGCTCTGAGCAGAGGGGGGCGCTGTGACACGCGCTCTGCTCTCTGTCGTGACTCTCTTTTCTTGGTAACAACATCTGTTGTCAAACGTCGCTAAGGAAGTGATCGGGCTAGTCCTTAATTAGCCACTCTGACACCAAACAACAGTAAACCAGAGGTAACTCTACTTCAGCGTTATCACAGTGAAATGAATACACAAGACGGAACCAACCAACATTACCTATTTAGTAATCTTATCTTATAAACGTTTGCTTCAAACGTTAGCTCAGCTAGCTTGTAGCTAGTAGCTAACTACTGTGAGCTAGATGGTTAGCTGAAGTTAGCAGTTTGAGTTACAGGTAAACGTGATTTGTTCGCTGGATGAGAGGTCAGTTAGGAGGAATCACGGAGCTTCTGTGAAGCGatgaaataagaaaacaacGGGACTTTAGATTCAGTCTTGGATTTTAGCTAAATTAGACCGgtaaagctaacattagcataatTAGCTAGCTGCTTTATTGAGGTAATTAGCAGTCGTTAAAGTGAGCAGTTAGAGGTCATAGTGCTATCCCTAACTACTGTTGAACGATTAATCTTTAATTGCTAATAAACAGGAGCTAAACAACTTTCAATATGTAGTTAATGTGGCTAAACTAATTCATTTAACGTCAACGTTTCACTGAATCATGTTCTGCCCCTGTATGTGTAGGTGTATGTTAGTTAGCTATGAGAGAGCTCCATCCACCTGACCACAGCTGGTATCAGTCATGACGAGAGGATGACTAAGAATGGAGAGGACAGCCCCCTCCATCAGTCCAGTGAGGCTCCTGGTAAAGGAGATTCAGCTGCCAATGACAGCAGGCCACTCAACACCTCCTTAGTAGATGCCAAATCCTGCAACGAGCACAATGATGCCCTTAAACTCACTGCTAGAAACGCTGCGGGAGAGATCAGTCCATACCAGCCTCGGCCACCCTCACTACCCAGGCTGTCAAAATCCAGCAGAAGTATCTCAGTGGAGGAGACCGTGAGAACCAGGAGACTGAGAAGCAGCCAGGAGAGTCTGAGTGACCCGGTTGAGACTGGCTCCTCCACAGACTCACTCAAAGAGGACCACACAGCTCCAGCTCCAGGTGGATTTGTTCCCAGCACTGCAGCTACCACCAGAAATGAGCAGGACTTCAATGTAAGACCCGTCTCTGCTGTCACAGCAGGATCCCCAGTCTTCCGGGACAGAGTGAGCAGCCTCTCTGAGTATGAACGGAGGCCCCCCAGCCAGCAGAGCGACCCCACAGACCACTGGACAAGGTCCGCCAAGGTGCGCCTGTCTCCGGTGCAACCCACAGGGACGCTGCCTGCTCTGGACAAGAGCTTTGCGTCAGCCAGTTTCAGGGCAGCTAATAGGATTGACAGGGATTGTTTGGATTATGCCGTGTTGGCCAGAGAGAAACTCGGGGAAAGACTCCACAGGAACCTGAGCGACAGCCGGCTTCTGGAGAACATGGGGTCGGACAGTGCCTCTGTCAACTCCATGAGGTCCACCTACAGTGTGCTCAGCCCCATCAGACCCCAGGATGTGAGGAACAGGTACAGTAGGCAAAGTAGACCATGTAGATGATGTACCTGGAGTCATCCTCAGACTGGATGTGAAGGGTTAGTCTTTACGGTGTTTGAAGGCTATTAGAAGCCGGTCTGTTTCAAGGGTACTAAATTTAGATACAGGCCAGAGAGAACATGAAACTAGACAAATTTAGAACTGGATGTGCATATTTTTATCCACTGCAACAATAATACATTCTTGTAACAGCACATTAAAcagatatatagatagatagatctgCATAAGAATCAGGTATTGATTGATTGTGCCCTCTGATTGGAGCTGATTAGCACAGCACATCTAGGAGCTTGATTCACTATCAGGAGTGAGTGTCGAAGCAATACTGACAGACTGCTAATTTGTCCTGTATCTACGTttttacattgtgtgtgtgtgcagcgctCGCATATTTAAGAGAAAAAGGGGAAGGTGGCAGAGCGGAGGAGGATTAACACGAGATCAGAGGAGATGCTTGTTCAGTACAGTTTTTGACAGCAGGAGCAGCAAAAAATGGGTGTTAGTCTGTAGTCTCAGTGCCTGGTGGGGAatagtatttttacttttaaatattGACGTTACATCTGAGACAGCATCCTTGCTTTTTTCCTCAACTGCATCCTGGAAGGCAAGTCGGCTGCTCTTAGAAGTGCTAATTTTGCCTTCCAATGTGTATTTTCCAGGAGCTTTCTGGAGGGCAGCGTGCTGGGGAGCGGTGCCCTGCTCGGAGCCGAGGAGCTGGACCGCTACTTTCCAGACAGGAGAGTGGGTATCTACATCGCTACTTGGAACATGCAGGGAGAGAAGGTAGGAGCAGCATCTCACAGACCGTTTAAAGCCTTGTTACTGTGTGCACAAGTTTAGGCACCAGCTGAGTTGTAACCAAGTCTCTGTCATTTTCAGGGGCTTCCAGCCAACTTAGACGACCTCCTCCTTCCAACAGACTCTGAATTTGCACAAGACTTTTATGTCATTGGGGTCCAGGAGGGCTGTCCTGACAGGTATGTTATGTTGGATTTTAATCATCGTCATTACTCAATCAAAGCTGTTAGTAAAGTCGGTTATATTCTGTGTATGTgattgtgtgtctgcatgtgtttgcaGGAGGGAGTGGGAGACCCGTCTTCAGGAGACTCTGGGACCTTACTACGTCATGCTGTATGCAGCATCACATGGTGTTTTATATCTCACTGTATTTGTCAGAAGAGACCTCATCTGGTTCTGCTCAGGTAATAAATGCCTCTTATATCACTTCCTGATTATATAACATGTGTGTAgtgcagattgttttttttcctcttacctgtagtgctgtttatcaaccttgattgttttggtgtgagttgcagagtgttgcagatatcggccgtagagatggcTGTCATCTtttcagtataatggaactaaatgccgctcagcttgtggtgctcaaagcgcccaaaaaatacatttgaaaaactcagcagcagcagcagcatctccTTACAGAAACCATGACCTATTTATTCTAGgtaatctacagaccttgttgtgagcagtttcatgtaggaactactttctttctacgTAACGACACCCCCCCCCACTGCATTACCGCACAGAAGGAGGCGTGCATCTATTCATGAACGAGAGGCTTGAGTTCTTGAAAGCGCAAAACATAGACATTAATGAGCTGTAATGTTgtctagctcagtggtgctaggtgagctggcAGTAGATACACGTTCCTCCAGCACACTGATACAGttagtgggtgtagttcgggagaaagaaaatagttcctacatgaaacagctcacaacaagttcagtggattat from Epinephelus moara isolate mb chromosome 8, YSFRI_EMoa_1.0, whole genome shotgun sequence includes these protein-coding regions:
- the inpp5e gene encoding phosphatidylinositol polyphosphate 5-phosphatase type IV; the encoded protein is MTKNGEDSPLHQSSEAPGKGDSAANDSRPLNTSLVDAKSCNEHNDALKLTARNAAGEISPYQPRPPSLPRLSKSSRSISVEETVRTRRLRSSQESLSDPVETGSSTDSLKEDHTAPAPGGFVPSTAATTRNEQDFNVRPVSAVTAGSPVFRDRVSSLSEYERRPPSQQSDPTDHWTRSAKVRLSPVQPTGTLPALDKSFASASFRAANRIDRDCLDYAVLAREKLGERLHRNLSDSRLLENMGSDSASVNSMRSTYSVLSPIRPQDVRNRSFLEGSVLGSGALLGAEELDRYFPDRRVGIYIATWNMQGEKGLPANLDDLLLPTDSEFAQDFYVIGVQEGCPDRREWETRLQETLGPYYVMLYAASHGVLYLTVFVRRDLIWFCSEVEHATVTTRIISQIKTKGAVGIAFTFFGTSFLFITSHFTSGDAKVYERVLDYNKIVEALALPKGLPDTNPYRSTPSDVTTRFDQVFWFGDFNFRLSKDRVDVEAIMSRTVGGDMGRLLEHDQLSKEMKDGSIFKGFQEAPIHFLPTYKFDIGCDIYDTTSKQRTPSYTDRILFRSRQADDIKVVKYTSCSSIKTSDHRPVISVFQVKLRPGRDNIPLGAGQFDRSLYLEGIRRRITRELKRREAMKNQSSSTICTIS